In Lytechinus variegatus isolate NC3 chromosome 6, Lvar_3.0, whole genome shotgun sequence, the DNA window aaatgcaggaataattaatgggtattttttagcctaaaaagttcttgtaatttaatggggattcttgtgatcgaggcggtttgaaaaccttgaaacgctctttttccctctctttctctctctcatctcttcATCTTCTCCTCTATCTCTCACCATCATTCTATCATTGTAGATTCAAAAGAAGAACTGCAGATGAAACCATTGATGTGTTTAAGTTTCTCTTATTGACACCATTTATGCAGACAAAATTACTTGATTATagatcaggggcctgtttcataaaggacttacaactgttgtaactttgccattatgacaacggtttattgccatttcgtccactgccattttgtccactacccacatggtctaatatcatttcgtctaccatcagttggtccactatccacatggtccaattaccatttcgtccaatcaccatttcgtctaatagccaattcgtctaatagccatttcgtctattatcatttggtctaatagccatttggtctaatggtatATTTTTGctaattggtccaatagccactttgtccactatcattacgtctattcccatttggtctaatagccaaatgatctaaaggcaaatggtctaataaccacttggtctactttcatttcgcccatgttccatttggtctaactgcatttggtctactatcacgtggtctaaactcatttcggctaacaatcatatggtctaattgccatttggtctaataaccaatatgtccaattgccattttggctaatcaccatttctaatattcatttcgtctaatacgcatactggtctactatgctgcactagcgccctctacgacccgagtcgactctattcgcgattgtgggcctaattaattaccaattctcttcaacttcttgatttattttatcactgttgactagtgttgttcgtcattgattactttgcattatggaagtgttttccacccaaagggggaagcaatgtgtgtcgtatcgaggttatacatacacgatacagcatgagtatatcacaaacattatactcatcgttattgtcaatactactaggcctacatttattttaggcgcaggcgggcttctagcgacgggaaacgaacaaaaagggagaggatagtacagggaaagaagataggacagatcgggaagagctcttttttgggggtgggggtatattgatcaataatatttctttaaaaggctatattgtctttcatctgtttatcgtattttgatatcggaatacaatattctcctttctttttttttaataaaaattgagcgacaaattaaaataaaaggacccttttccattttccccattttagttcccccttttatgtgtgtgtgtgcgttttagagggggtgggggtgcctGAATTGCTGTACCCACTGAATCGACCCTTGCACTGgtagttatcatcatagtttttaggggtttttttaaactaatatcatcaataatttcagagtattaaagtcatttcgctcccctcctcggataacacaaataatttgtattagacgaaatggatattggaccgaatggctattagactaaatggctattggacgatttgggaattggacgaaatggttagtagacgatttggttggtagacgaactgattattggacctaatggttgatggacgaaatgactattagacgaaatggcaattggacgagttgataagtagacgatgtggatattggaccaactgaaattagccgacatggctattggaccaaatgaacggtggacgaactggttaatggacgatttggcattagaccaaatggatttagaagaaatggttggtagaccaaatggttgtagacgaattggctatagactaactggctattagactaaatggctattagacgaaatggtgattggacgaaatgggtggtagacgaaatgttgatggacgaaatggcattagacgaaatgaatgtagaccatgtggtgagtggacgggatggcagtagacgaattggcaatttaccatgacaactaccatggcaaccggtctcagcagccaatcaaaatcaaggtacCATggtagtaaattaagaggcttttataggaggagattataatttgtttaacaaattttcggcattactcctatttgtttaagatcagtatgctcgatctgtaatgaaaatcataagatcagtatgctcgatctgtatgaaaatcataaatcataagtcagaaaaaaaaaactgacttatgttttatgatttatgattttcatacagatcgagcatactgatcttatgattttcattacagatcgagcatactgatcttaaacaaataggagtaatgccgaaaatttgttaaacaaattataatctcctcctataaaagcctcttaatttactatctattgtccacggcggacggcatttgaatagtaatgagtcagaaagaagaggatcgagggtatttgaattccagttcatcgtggcttaaccgtgaaccagaatagcctggtggttgagtcgctgcccggaaagcagtagatggcaggttcgaatcccgctggttccaattttttctgacttatgatttatgattttcatacagatcgagcatactgatcttatgattttcattacagatcgagcatactgatcttaaacaaataggagtaatgccgaaaatttgttaaacaaattaagGTACCATGGTATTTGCAATAATgtcaaagttacaacagttgtaactctttatgaaacgatCCTTGTAGAGAATTTAAAAACTCTCTCCCTATcaccaaaatgaccttttgaTTGAAATTCCTACAAATCTTTACCCTACAACCatattgaatgatttcaatcatttacaacatttattcaaaatgattaATAGATGTTGATACataatgtgcatataactggtAGTTGAATGACAAATCTTTTGCATCTTTTATATCCATGATTGAATCTTTGTCTTTCATGGCTATCAccatataaagatatatatttctttcctctCCATTTACTCACAAAAATATCTGCTCTGATTCATATGTTACAATTCTTTTCCATGCTTCTGAAGGTGTAAAGATCAAATATTACCATGTCATTTTACTATGTTACATCAAGGGCTTCAATTCCCAtacaaaatttaatgaaaaaatatattacaaaagaaTATAACATCATTTGTAAGACTTGAATTCTACTTTCTACTTAACTTCTATCGTACATGTATTAACCCAAGTAGATTATCTttaaagatgtacatgtacactgcattttatattattagAGAAATTTGCACTTTTTCACATTGGATATACTTTTTGTGAATTGGTTTTATAAAGATAAGTTTGGAAAGCTTACAGAGGTGAAAAATGTGATCGAACAAAAAACTTGGGAAAATAATCAGTATAATTattgaaacattatttttgGTAAGCAATGACATGGATTTGCCTGTATGTGTGCAAAAGAATGTTGTTTTTTCGTAATATGATATATGCAATGACGAACCTATTGACACATTTATATACAAAACAGAGCtaaatgtatttcaatttaatagtatgaaattttgaattctTAAAATGAGTTATCTGTTTGGTTAGGGTGTTATAAACTTTCAGAGGGATATGGGATGATGATATCGATTAAATTtggttgaaattaaaatttgaactCTTTAACCGTCAAATGCAGAATGATtctttaaaatcatattctgTCAAAGTTTGATTggtcaaaatatgaataatattattgttaaaaCATGGAGAGGAGACTTGAAAGGAAGAagattcaaatttaaatgatgtCATTGAATAAAGAATGACTGTGGCTATAAACAGCATAGTATGAAAACAAGAGCATTGGACTGTTAACTTAGGAATAATAATCTTTGAAATACAACATTACATTGAATTTGATAACACATAGGCATGACCATTGTATCAAACATGAATGTCTCCATGGTTCTGTtccataaagacttgttataataatgtTTCTATCCAAAGTTTACTATtaaccaatcaaattgaatcatttcagtagcttttaactattGATTGTTACTATAGGAAATTATGAACCTGGGTATAAGGGGTGGCAGATTGAAGTTATAAACAAAGTGAAATGTAGCTAAACATTGCTCTGAAatgttcttaaaaaaacaacattatcACTCATTGAgattagtctgctgtgcaaacctttcactcgagttaagggtctgaatgtgcatcCCTTTCATATCTTGTATTCTGAAGGCCCTGGAATTGAAACAgtaagttttgtatgtgctagtctttgtgtggagactttgttgatcaaagtttcaatcagggtctgtgcatgGAGACTACGTTGAAATTCTTGATGATTTTACAGGACGAATGTCTTCTTGTAAAGATGAAGTTTGTTTCCATCAAATCCTACAAGGTTACCAGAAGGAGTAATGAAACAAGGGCTGAGGACACGAGAGCGATCTGATTGCACGTATTCCACAATCCTTGCTTGGATAATACCATCTTGTGACACCTGATCAACTGCgatggtacatgtattattcGCTCTATCCAAGTGCACGATGTAGAGTATGTCTGTCAGTTTGTCAACGCGACACTCTGACCACCAGCCCCACTCATCACTGTATATGACCGCCTTCTCTTCTCCTGATCGTGAGATGACAGTGTATTTATCATAACCTGTCTTCACAACGATATCACCTGATGACAAGGCTTGTATCACACCCCTCACCTTCTTACCCTGCATTGTAATAGCGTTTACTATCTTATCGTCAGCAGGATTGATGATGTAGATATTAGACTGATTTGACTGAGAAGCGATGATCATCCCATCCCTGTCAACATCAACATGCACACTAGTGTACCCATTCCTTGGTATGCTGATGTCTCTAAACACCTTCCTTTGTCTGTCATAGAGAGTGATGCATCCATTCAACCTGTCACCCGTACAATCATCTCTCCTCTTACCACATACTATTACGTTACTGTCCATGGGCACACATGATGTAATCAACACGCCTTCATCAATGACTTTCTCTGTGTGTTTAGTGTTGATGTTTGTAACATATGTGTTATTGTTATCTCCGTCTTGCACACAGATCTCATCCTCACTGACCAGACCACGCACCCACGGCTTATTTACACGAGATGGAATGTGGATTGACTTGACAAGTTCCCATTTATTCCCATCAATTCTATCATAGTATTCTCCACCTACTTTCCCCTCTACAAACTTCACTCCCTGGATTGCATTCTCTATTCGGTGAAGACAATCGCTAACATCTTGATGAACATTCAAActtaaattttcatcaatagATGCAAGTACTTGAGGAGCTTCATTCACCAGTGTTTCATCACGTTGGTTTATACGTGTGATGGTACATTCAATGTTCTTGATAGTGTTTATGACATGCTGACTCTTATTAGTTAGATCTTTGATCTTCTTAAAAACGATTTCGGTGATTTTCTTTGCATCTGATAGAAGTTTTTCCTCTTCATCTCTAATGATTTTTCGCTCCTTTTCTCTCTCGATGTGGCAGTCCTTGATCCGTTTTTCTCTCTTCTCATTTACAAGTCTTATTTCTTCTTCTGCCTCCTCGTTAATAACCCTAATCATTCTGTCCTCCTTTTCCTTAACGGGTTTGATCTTGTTGTGATACGATGCTTGAATGTTGTTGTTTACTGTCTGTAGATTAGTATCACTGAAAGCTAAAGctgtctttattttcaaatctagGGCTTTCATTTGTTTCTGAAGTTCCTGTATTTCTGGCTGTTTCTcatccactttttttttcctctcaaaGATGACATCCTCGATATCGTCTAGCTCACATGGTTTTTGGCAATGTTCTTTGATGGCGCAACGATCACATACGAATAATCCGTGTTTCTTGCAGTAAAATGCGATTGGCTCACCGTGCTTGTCACATGACCATGTCATGTCATGACCTTTTTGAGGTCGGAGCTGAACTTGGTTTCCTTCAGGAAATCTTGCCGCCATTATGTAATATCTGATGATTGTTAAACTCTGGTTGATAGAGGGAACCTGTAAGAGATGGATAAGAAGCAGGaagaagctttaaaatgaatggAATCAAAATCAGCTTCagtgatgaaataaaaaggtATGTAGACCTGACCCATAGGCCTTCTCATATCTGTCAACATTAATGCAAAAGCTAAACtcaataaagaagaaaaatcttAAGCAAATGTACCTTGGGTTTCAGCATGGACCTATGAAGAGAAGTTATTTGAAGTTATACAAGTAACCTTACCTGTTCACAGTCAAATGAAAGCAATCTGGACTTCAAATGAAAAACTGCAGAATCAGATTTAGAGCACAATTTGTCAGTAACAGAATATGGCTGTATCTGAAAATTTTAACAGCACTTTATAGCTGTCATCTGATCAGAGCAACTTTAATGGTTGTTTTTTATGATGTAATACTGATGAGCAAATAGTATTCATATCTAGACATCATTTAACCCTTTGCtcgctgatgttgcaattttgcacattcgtacaTTTAAATCCAATATTGGTAATAATCAGTTTTCTCTCCtaccttcaaattagataagctaataaaaaggcaatttagTTCTTGGATAACATCTATAAAAATTAATTTAACGTGCGAGGAGTTAGACTACTGACACTTTTATTAAAGTGATACTGTGGACCGGGGAAGGCACCACTGAGAGAGGGGGGGACTGGGGTATGAGGTGCAAAAAATACTCCTTGTAAAATTCTTACATACCACTTAGTTCTTCCTGTGTAATGCATTAGGCAGCAAGCTGTCTTCACCTGGATACTTATTTGCAAcctctaatacccctttcataaacccaattatgcggctaatagcagcataatttggttgtaaaattggagtaggaccagagttatccgcattgttttgatgctgctattatccgcataatagcagccaggaccagattttgactatatgaatgcatttccaaataatgcggataattgccatggtgggGTCACAAgttcacccttttccaacaccaccgcatcggagggggcgtgtccagttgtcatgatgattatccgcctttctcaggacgggcgctcgtaaaaatagtgcggattatttttggagtttgtgaacgcaaatttgattgaattatacgcattactcttaggcggctaattggaggatgggtttatgaacaGGGTAGTAGTTTAACCTCCATCAGGTTGGTCAAGGTTATAGGCCAACTCTAAGTATTTGAAGAAAGTATGTCGCCAGGTCTGCTTGGGACAGCCAATGTTCATTCTTCCATTTGGTTGCAGAGTCATTGCTGTTTCAAATCAACTATTGCTGATTACATTCTAAAGATTATTTGGAAATCTCATTCAACTTCTATCCGTGTATTCTTGCGTTTTCAATCTTGTGATTGTAGGTAGGGAAAAAAATTAGGAAAAGAAAGCAGAAGAGGTATTAAGATGATGAAATAAAGAAGTAAAGAAAGAGTTAGGATTTGCTTAGGTTGTATAACTCTATAAAATATATCACTCAGTAGAGACAAACAAGTGATGTGAGTCATTGctgtttcagatcagaatattaTGCTGATCGCATTCTTACG includes these proteins:
- the LOC121417016 gene encoding tripartite motif-containing protein 5-like encodes the protein MAARFPEGNQVQLRPQKGHDMTWSCDKHGEPIAFYCKKHGLFVCDRCAIKEHCQKPCELDDIEDVIFERKKKVDEKQPEIQELQKQMKALDLKIKTALAFSDTNLQTVNNNIQASYHNKIKPVKEKEDRMIRVINEEAEEEIRLVNEKREKRIKDCHIEREKERKIIRDEEEKLLSDAKKITEIVFKKIKDLTNKSQHVINTIKNIECTITRINQRDETLVNEAPQVLASIDENLSLNVHQDVSDCLHRIENAIQGVKFVEGKVGGEYYDRIDGNKWELVKSIHIPSRVNKPWVRGLVSEDEICVQDGDNNNTYVTNINTKHTEKVIDEGVLITSCVPMDSNVIVCGKRRDDCTGDRLNGCITLYDRQRKVFRDISIPRNGYTSVHVDVDRDGMIIASQSNQSNIYIINPADDKIVNAITMQGKKVRGVIQALSSGDIVVKTGYDKYTVISRSGEEKAVIYSDEWGWWSECRVDKLTDILYIVHLDRANNTCTIAVDQVSQDGIIQARIVEYVQSDRSRVLSPCFITPSGNLVGFDGNKLHLYKKTFVL